A window of Fluoribacter dumoffii NY 23 contains these coding sequences:
- a CDS encoding nucleotidyltransferase domain-containing protein: MSQNEYTKLDDPVIKVLYDELSNQYSCHTIILYGSRAIGKATSTSDYDLAGICKEGEMSRISRFDPTHQVFIDLFIYPESTFHSIQEEHLIMHDGIVLKEKEQFGTSLLKQINAMVLIPPQLAEYELQVRQVWYEKMLMRAKISDVDGMYRRVWIVHTLIEDYFPFRHLRYLGPKKSLEYLREYDGNVLKLYESVLNNMSDIEQLEQLIKVVLKTSNDVVGITHD; this comes from the coding sequence ATGAGCCAAAATGAATACACTAAATTGGATGATCCAGTAATCAAAGTACTTTATGATGAACTCTCAAACCAGTACAGCTGTCATACAATCATCCTGTACGGATCCCGAGCTATTGGGAAAGCTACTTCAACCAGTGATTATGATCTTGCTGGAATTTGTAAAGAAGGTGAGATGTCGCGTATATCAAGATTTGATCCTACGCACCAAGTGTTTATTGATCTATTTATTTATCCCGAATCAACATTTCATTCTATTCAAGAAGAGCATTTGATTATGCATGATGGTATTGTTCTTAAAGAAAAAGAACAATTTGGTACTTCTTTATTAAAACAAATCAACGCTATGGTTCTTATTCCACCTCAGTTAGCGGAGTATGAGCTTCAGGTGAGACAAGTTTGGTATGAAAAAATGTTGATGAGAGCAAAAATAAGCGATGTAGATGGCATGTACCGGCGTGTATGGATAGTACATACATTGATTGAAGACTACTTTCCATTTCGTCATTTACGTTATCTTGGACCTAAAAAATCATTAGAATACCTGAGAGAATACGATGGAAATGTATTAAAACTCTATGAGAGTGTGCTGAACAATATGAGCGATATTGAACAATTAGAACAACTGATTAAAGTAGTTTTAAAAACATCAAATGATGTTGTAGGAATAACACATGATTAA
- a CDS encoding GNAT family N-acetyltransferase — MLPEIETERLILRAPKLGDEKPLNQAINRSLPELQRWMPWANDPSMQPTIRYVKEGITSWGLDVPRDFPMVIIHKESQHIIGASGFNDRSKPEVPLFEIGYWLETAFTGQGLATEMVHALTRFAFESFKAARVQIVTQVGNEASRRVAEKCGFILEATLKNYCVDSLSGKPSDDWIFVRFTE, encoded by the coding sequence ATGTTACCAGAAATAGAAACAGAACGGTTGATTTTAAGAGCTCCAAAGCTTGGAGATGAAAAGCCACTTAACCAAGCAATTAATCGCTCATTACCTGAACTACAGCGGTGGATGCCATGGGCAAACGATCCAAGTATGCAGCCAACTATTCGTTATGTTAAGGAGGGTATTACCAGCTGGGGATTGGATGTTCCTCGTGATTTTCCAATGGTGATTATTCATAAAGAATCACAACACATTATTGGAGCCAGTGGTTTTAATGATCGCTCTAAACCAGAAGTACCTCTATTTGAAATTGGTTATTGGTTAGAGACTGCGTTTACAGGTCAAGGACTTGCTACAGAAATGGTACACGCATTGACCCGTTTTGCATTTGAATCGTTCAAAGCGGCTCGTGTTCAAATTGTGACACAGGTAGGTAATGAGGCCAGTCGGCGAGTTGCTGAAAAATGTGGATTTATTTTAGAGGCGACACTTAAAAATTATTGTGTGGATTCTTTATCTGGAAAACCTTCGGATGATTGGATTTTTGTACGTTTCACAGAATAA
- a CDS encoding integrating conjugative element protein — MKKSAILFGLLMITSCYAWQAINMEQFIKESQAQITEESLKLQEKLDARLPVSSKATTGKVEKRTLTLVKFSNPVFIIGDDTDSYQWLQKNAKRLEEAQALGFVANINTSEQLQALQHLTKAPLLPANVDDLMELFQETHYPLAFFGEELWQ; from the coding sequence ATGAAAAAGTCTGCCATACTCTTTGGATTGTTGATGATTACCTCCTGCTATGCCTGGCAAGCCATTAACATGGAGCAATTCATTAAAGAAAGCCAAGCTCAGATCACCGAAGAATCTTTAAAACTACAAGAAAAGTTGGATGCAAGACTGCCCGTATCAAGTAAAGCCACTACTGGCAAAGTAGAAAAGCGAACACTCACACTCGTTAAATTCTCAAACCCTGTGTTCATCATTGGGGATGATACGGACTCTTACCAATGGTTGCAAAAAAACGCGAAAAGGCTGGAAGAAGCACAAGCCTTGGGCTTTGTCGCCAACATTAATACCAGTGAACAACTTCAAGCGTTACAACACCTCACCAAAGCGCCTCTATTACCGGCGAACGTTGATGACTTAATGGAGCTTTTTCAAGAAACCCATTACCCGCTCGCTTTCTTTGGGGAAGAATTATGGCAATAA
- a CDS encoding aminoglycoside phosphotransferase family protein, with translation MSTNQLNELKNTISLVHGNVGKQWWQRLPQFLENLAHIQGLTLLSPFEHLSFNYVLPVLGSKGEEWVLKVSVPHDEFSREIHALKHFNGRGSARLIAANPEEGWMLIERFLPGTRLVDVLDEKQSIPIAVGVMQRLWSPVTEPQLFIPLEEWLRSLKQLNTQASLQQLVSKKLRDFVISRAKELLSNPGEPVLLHGDLHHYNILQHQSEWLAIDPKGIIGEREFEIGAFLRNPFCVVEDPLETKELARNLDWVIDLTAFNRERVLSWCIIQAILCVCWYVEDTMLEKAGQLTAYAERLYTLI, from the coding sequence ATGTCCACTAATCAACTCAATGAACTTAAAAATACTATATCGTTAGTGCATGGTAATGTGGGAAAACAATGGTGGCAGAGATTACCTCAATTTCTTGAAAACCTTGCTCATATACAGGGGCTTACTTTATTGAGCCCGTTTGAGCATTTAAGTTTCAACTACGTGCTTCCAGTTTTAGGTTCAAAAGGTGAAGAATGGGTATTAAAAGTCAGCGTTCCCCATGATGAATTTTCGAGAGAAATTCACGCATTAAAGCATTTTAATGGTAGAGGTTCCGCTCGCTTAATTGCTGCAAATCCTGAAGAAGGTTGGATGCTTATTGAGCGCTTTTTGCCTGGAACACGATTAGTTGATGTTCTGGATGAAAAACAATCCATCCCCATTGCAGTCGGTGTCATGCAGCGCTTGTGGTCACCAGTTACAGAACCACAGCTCTTTATTCCGTTAGAAGAATGGCTCCGAAGTTTGAAGCAACTTAATACCCAAGCATCATTACAACAATTGGTCAGCAAGAAACTCAGGGATTTTGTGATCAGTCGTGCAAAAGAACTTTTATCAAATCCAGGTGAGCCAGTTCTGTTGCATGGTGATCTGCATCACTACAACATTTTACAGCACCAATCAGAATGGTTGGCTATCGATCCTAAAGGGATTATTGGCGAAAGGGAGTTTGAGATAGGTGCTTTTTTAAGAAATCCGTTCTGCGTAGTTGAAGATCCGCTTGAAACCAAAGAACTAGCACGCAACCTGGATTGGGTAATTGATTTGACCGCATTTAATCGGGAACGAGTCTTAAGCTGGTGTATTATTCAAGCCATTTTATGTGTTTGTTGGTATGTTGAGGATACTATGCTTGAAAAAGCGGGTCAGCTCACGGCTTATGCCGAAAGATTGTATACATTAATTTAA
- a CDS encoding aminoglycoside phosphotransferase family protein: MLIKPDLKDEEIVKCLQNAYGLHVERITFLPLGADFNTAVYRVTTNNAADYFLKLRRGKFNEASVLVPKFLFDLGIKQVIPPLTNKSGELWTRLASFNVILYHYVDGNNGIDVNLSDQQWIEFGATMKKFHSATIPSTITKGIPQETFPSKWRQIVKAFLNRIEQEAFDEPIAAKMALFLKSKREDILELLRRTEHLACELQNQPLDYVLCHADIHGWNLLTSEEGALYIVDWDTLLFAPKERDLMFIGAGIGDTGRTPFEEQALFYQGYGPVAINQDAIAYYRFVRIIEDIGEYCEHIFLSDEDTEDRTQSFEYVQSIFLLNGAMERASQSYEIRKD, encoded by the coding sequence ATGCTAATAAAACCCGATCTTAAAGACGAAGAAATCGTTAAATGTTTACAGAATGCGTATGGGTTGCATGTGGAAAGAATTACTTTCCTTCCACTTGGTGCTGATTTTAATACGGCTGTTTACCGCGTTACAACAAACAATGCTGCAGATTATTTCTTAAAGTTAAGGCGCGGGAAGTTTAATGAAGCTTCGGTGTTAGTTCCAAAGTTTCTGTTCGATCTGGGCATCAAACAAGTGATTCCGCCTCTCACAAACAAGTCAGGGGAACTCTGGACAAGATTGGCGTCCTTCAATGTAATTCTATATCATTATGTGGATGGGAATAATGGTATTGATGTGAATTTATCAGATCAGCAGTGGATTGAGTTTGGTGCAACCATGAAAAAGTTTCATAGCGCCACTATTCCCAGCACAATAACAAAAGGTATACCACAGGAAACTTTTCCTTCTAAATGGCGACAAATAGTTAAGGCTTTCCTTAATCGTATTGAGCAGGAGGCTTTTGATGAGCCTATTGCAGCTAAAATGGCATTGTTCTTGAAATCCAAAAGAGAAGATATTCTTGAACTGCTGAGGCGCACTGAGCATCTTGCCTGCGAGCTACAGAACCAACCACTTGATTATGTCTTATGTCATGCAGACATTCATGGATGGAACTTGTTAACTAGTGAAGAGGGAGCTTTGTATATAGTGGACTGGGATACGCTATTGTTTGCCCCTAAGGAACGTGATTTGATGTTCATTGGAGCAGGCATAGGAGACACTGGCCGTACACCATTTGAAGAACAAGCATTGTTTTACCAGGGCTATGGTCCAGTGGCTATCAATCAGGATGCCATTGCCTACTATCGGTTTGTACGTATTATTGAGGACATAGGTGAATATTGTGAACACATCTTTTTGTCCGATGAGGATACAGAAGATAGGACGCAGTCATTTGAATATGTGCAATCCATTTTTTTGCTCAATGGCGCAATGGAGAGAGCATCCCAATCCTATGAAATAAGGAAGGATTAA
- a CDS encoding GNAT family N-acetyltransferase, with amino-acid sequence MTIFFRSLSEQDFPLLLKWLETPHVKTWWDSDVVWTMDKITRKYGSYLNQYKIENGKKKSIFAFIILLDEQPIGYIQYYDVCDFLNLPADKAFDFQKSAAIDFYLGEKSILGQGLGSVALKQFVQNIVFQQFDTALVTPDIKNHSAIACYQKAGFMPCLTKEEAHELWLIAKKEVSHVH; translated from the coding sequence ATGACGATTTTTTTTCGCAGCTTATCAGAGCAGGATTTTCCACTTCTTTTAAAGTGGTTAGAAACTCCTCATGTTAAAACCTGGTGGGATAGTGATGTGGTTTGGACAATGGACAAAATCACCCGAAAATACGGCAGCTATTTAAATCAATATAAGATAGAGAATGGAAAGAAAAAATCCATCTTTGCTTTTATTATCCTGCTGGATGAACAGCCTATAGGATACATTCAGTATTATGATGTCTGTGATTTTCTTAACCTACCTGCTGATAAGGCTTTTGATTTCCAAAAAAGTGCAGCTATTGATTTCTATCTTGGTGAAAAATCAATTTTGGGACAAGGGCTTGGCAGTGTGGCATTAAAGCAATTTGTGCAGAATATTGTTTTTCAGCAATTTGATACAGCGCTAGTCACACCAGATATTAAGAATCACAGTGCAATCGCCTGTTATCAAAAGGCAGGATTTATGCCTTGCTTAACAAAAGAAGAAGCCCATGAGCTATGGTTAATCGCAAAAAAGGAAGTATCTCATGTCCACTAA
- a CDS encoding carbon storage regulator, with product MLVLTRKKGEQIVIDKGQIEIHVIYQRRGVVALGIKAPAHIDVDRKEIFLRKQSNPQNIDIEEPK from the coding sequence ATGTTGGTACTGACAAGAAAAAAAGGTGAGCAAATAGTGATCGATAAAGGACAGATTGAAATACATGTCATTTATCAACGTAGAGGCGTGGTCGCTTTGGGCATTAAAGCTCCAGCTCATATTGATGTTGATAGAAAAGAAATTTTTTTAAGAAAACAAAGCAATCCTCAAAACATCGATATAGAGGAACCAAAATGA
- a CDS encoding TIGR03759 family integrating conjugative element protein — MLKYSAFLIPILACHAVHADLTIPGLNQQPLNHFAIEDKTLAKTGLTVNEDELTSEQDINKITLTDTQLHEAKVWGLTAEEEKRYVLLMQNKSKFYYKGLRQTPIDILGINARNETERNHFAELAARQEAQKVAKNIAWNNAFYKTYNELFVNVPVVGDFDPSPYSPYAHKPVQLSQGDTLYFFIKEQDAVKTILLMLFDAIEQTPNARLHLMLLDMNDTTIQIWANQHQIPQHLVNGGRITLNHGELSYQSLKIKKPLPMLLLSQNGHSSIVDLGRF; from the coding sequence ATGCTTAAGTATTCTGCTTTCCTGATTCCAATATTAGCCTGTCATGCAGTACATGCTGATCTGACTATTCCAGGATTAAATCAACAGCCCTTAAATCACTTTGCCATTGAAGATAAAACATTGGCAAAAACAGGGTTAACGGTTAATGAAGACGAGCTGACCTCAGAGCAAGACATCAATAAAATTACACTGACCGATACCCAATTGCATGAAGCTAAAGTGTGGGGATTAACAGCTGAGGAAGAAAAACGTTATGTCCTGCTCATGCAAAATAAAAGTAAATTCTACTACAAAGGCTTAAGACAAACTCCTATTGATATTCTGGGTATTAACGCCAGAAATGAAACTGAACGCAACCATTTTGCAGAATTAGCAGCAAGACAGGAAGCCCAGAAAGTAGCTAAGAATATTGCCTGGAACAATGCTTTTTACAAGACCTATAACGAGTTGTTTGTTAATGTCCCTGTGGTTGGTGATTTTGACCCATCTCCTTATTCACCCTATGCCCACAAACCGGTGCAATTAAGCCAGGGGGATACACTGTATTTCTTTATCAAAGAACAAGATGCTGTAAAAACCATTTTGCTGATGCTCTTTGATGCCATAGAGCAAACACCAAATGCACGGTTGCATCTGATGTTACTGGACATGAATGATACGACCATCCAAATCTGGGCAAATCAACATCAAATACCACAACATCTTGTAAATGGTGGCCGTATTACCCTTAACCACGGCGAACTAAGCTACCAATCCCTCAAGATCAAAAAGCCACTACCGATGTTGCTACTCTCCCAAAACGGTCATTCCAGTATTGTGGATTTGGGGAGGTTTTAA
- a CDS encoding GNAT family N-acetyltransferase: MEKRLDSRPIKIDLLKNHPNTIPELAAIWHQILGSIWVPDIPVERVVARFQEHLNENKLPLTFVAFCDGKPVGMCSLRDNDGIRPDLAPWLGSLVVHPDYQREGIAIKLINAIKLKAKQLGFSHLYLFAFDPTLPNYYSKLGWNKIGMDKFKGHDVNVMDINL; the protein is encoded by the coding sequence ATGGAAAAACGTTTAGATAGCCGACCGATAAAAATAGACTTACTTAAAAATCATCCTAATACCATTCCAGAATTGGCCGCAATTTGGCATCAGATATTAGGTAGTATATGGGTTCCTGATATTCCTGTTGAGCGTGTTGTAGCGCGTTTTCAAGAACACTTAAATGAAAACAAATTACCATTAACGTTTGTGGCATTTTGTGATGGTAAGCCTGTAGGGATGTGTAGTTTACGAGACAATGATGGTATTCGTCCTGATTTAGCACCATGGCTAGGTTCTCTTGTTGTTCATCCTGATTACCAGAGGGAAGGGATTGCGATCAAGCTTATCAATGCTATTAAGCTAAAAGCGAAACAGTTAGGTTTTAGCCATTTATATCTATTTGCTTTTGATCCTACCTTACCTAATTATTATTCAAAGCTAGGATGGAACAAAATCGGGATGGATAAATTTAAAGGTCATGATGTGAACGTCATGGACATTAATCTATGA
- a CDS encoding SDR family NAD(P)-dependent oxidoreductase, translating into MYYNLKGKTALITGASSGLGERMAFVLAEHGVKVILIARRQEALDAIKKQIPNSSFYIMDVADKKSVRATFQQIEEDQHRIDICINNAGIAKLTPLFETSDHEDFERIVETNLIGTWYVTQSIAAHMKKHSIAGSIINVSSVNGANKLREELTGYAVSKAAVIQMTKALVGELSKVNIRINCIAPGLFHTPLTNYKLNTVETKEEMAQMIPLQFVGSPADLDGTILYLASNDASRYVTGSCLVIDGGVSWGGS; encoded by the coding sequence ATGTATTATAATTTAAAAGGAAAAACGGCCTTAATTACTGGCGCTTCTAGTGGTTTAGGTGAACGTATGGCTTTTGTATTAGCTGAGCATGGAGTCAAGGTGATTTTGATTGCCAGAAGGCAGGAAGCATTAGACGCTATTAAGAAGCAAATTCCCAATAGCTCATTTTATATTATGGATGTTGCAGACAAGAAGTCAGTACGCGCTACCTTCCAACAGATTGAAGAAGATCAACATCGAATTGATATTTGTATCAATAATGCAGGTATTGCCAAACTAACACCCCTATTTGAAACATCAGATCACGAAGATTTTGAGCGCATAGTAGAAACCAATCTGATAGGTACTTGGTATGTCACCCAATCTATTGCAGCACATATGAAAAAACACTCTATTGCAGGGTCAATTATTAATGTATCTAGCGTCAATGGGGCTAATAAACTCCGAGAAGAATTGACTGGTTATGCCGTTTCAAAAGCGGCAGTTATTCAAATGACCAAGGCACTAGTGGGAGAACTATCAAAGGTCAATATTCGTATCAATTGCATTGCTCCTGGACTATTTCATACTCCTTTGACCAATTACAAGTTAAATACTGTTGAGACAAAAGAAGAGATGGCTCAAATGATTCCATTACAGTTTGTAGGATCTCCTGCTGATCTTGATGGTACGATTCTTTATTTAGCCTCTAATGATGCTTCAAGATATGTTACAGGCAGCTGTCTAGTCATTGATGGCGGTGTCTCTTGGGGTGGTTCATGA
- a CDS encoding GNAT family N-acetyltransferase, whose amino-acid sequence MVKPLEAQVVNQHSIVIKALELSDIPVLVDAFQKANWQKPESLFEAYHQEQQQSERVIWVAYIQDQIAGYVTLKWTSHYEPFANQGISEIMDLNVLPSFRKLGIGSALLTAAEEKAFSQHEQVGIGVGLYGGPDGGYGQAQRLYVNRGYIPDGLGITYDYKPTVPGQSYPLDDDLILWFTKKASTDANKTRS is encoded by the coding sequence ATGGTGAAACCTCTTGAGGCTCAAGTAGTAAACCAACACTCAATTGTAATTAAGGCATTGGAATTATCTGATATCCCCGTTTTGGTAGATGCTTTTCAAAAAGCAAATTGGCAAAAACCTGAATCACTGTTTGAAGCATATCACCAAGAACAACAGCAGTCTGAGCGAGTGATATGGGTAGCTTATATTCAAGACCAGATTGCGGGTTATGTTACTTTAAAATGGACATCGCACTATGAACCTTTTGCTAATCAAGGAATTTCAGAAATTATGGACTTAAATGTATTGCCTTCTTTTCGCAAGCTTGGGATAGGGAGTGCTTTACTGACAGCTGCTGAAGAAAAAGCATTCAGCCAGCATGAGCAGGTAGGTATTGGTGTTGGGTTATATGGCGGTCCTGATGGAGGATATGGACAAGCTCAGCGACTTTATGTTAATCGAGGTTACATTCCCGATGGGCTAGGAATAACTTATGATTATAAGCCAACTGTGCCAGGTCAATCTTATCCTTTAGATGATGATTTAATTTTATGGTTTACCAAAAAGGCGTCCACTGATGCTAATAAAACCCGATCTTAA
- a CDS encoding pyridoxamine 5'-phosphate oxidase family protein encodes MQLSPIELLNTWIEEEKSMGAQYAQHAVLSSHGLDGAPHGRIVAIREITNDWVLFFTQKRTRKVLEIKNNNQVALTFWFERYAREVIVEGEANLLSEEQNAHYWDSYPQWAQIRFCSYAPTSGEPIDNKQLLEDKRRNLEQSSKDTVLPCSSDYCGIAIKPKRFVFYSYRLDELSDVWEYLIDNNTTIQRRLSP; translated from the coding sequence ATGCAGCTAAGTCCGATTGAATTATTAAACACTTGGATTGAAGAAGAAAAATCCATGGGTGCTCAATACGCACAACATGCCGTATTGTCATCACATGGATTAGATGGTGCACCTCATGGCCGCATCGTAGCCATCCGTGAAATAACAAACGACTGGGTTTTATTTTTTACCCAAAAAAGAACGAGAAAAGTACTTGAGATAAAGAATAATAATCAGGTAGCCCTTACCTTTTGGTTTGAGCGTTATGCACGAGAAGTCATTGTGGAAGGGGAAGCAAACCTTCTATCAGAAGAGCAAAATGCGCATTATTGGGATTCCTATCCCCAATGGGCTCAAATACGCTTTTGCAGTTATGCCCCAACATCAGGGGAGCCGATTGATAATAAGCAACTATTAGAAGATAAGAGGCGAAATTTGGAACAGTCCTCTAAAGATACTGTTTTACCTTGTTCGTCTGATTATTGCGGTATTGCAATTAAGCCTAAACGATTTGTTTTTTATAGCTACCGCTTGGATGAGTTATCTGATGTTTGGGAGTATTTAATTGATAATAATACAACCATACAAAGACGATTATCGCCTTGA
- a CDS encoding GNAT family N-acetyltransferase — MKLTYESEPRPEDIDFLSQGISEYAYLKKGQQPIEAFAFFMRDTDELIIGGCNGSMYYGCLYIDQLWVDERYRKQGIGKQLIEASECLGKEKKCRFSTINTMDGRL; from the coding sequence ATGAAGTTAACCTATGAATCTGAGCCAAGACCAGAAGATATCGATTTTTTAAGTCAAGGTATTTCTGAGTACGCTTATTTAAAAAAAGGGCAGCAGCCTATAGAAGCCTTTGCTTTTTTTATGCGCGATACAGATGAGCTTATTATTGGTGGATGTAATGGCAGTATGTATTATGGCTGTCTCTACATTGATCAATTATGGGTGGATGAACGTTACAGGAAACAAGGAATAGGAAAGCAATTGATTGAAGCGAGTGAGTGTTTGGGAAAAGAAAAAAAATGTCGTTTTTCTACCATTAACACTATGGATGGGAGGCTTTAG
- a CDS encoding LexA family transcriptional regulator has translation MDIREQIGNRITKARKELGITIKELAERTIELSPARISNWEQGTRSPGPLEAKLLANQLNVSASYLLCLTDNPQGDLIQNPENKFRHIPILSMKEAPHAREILGQQEPFIFEKTILVDSLNPSIKSSTLFATSVDDSSMQPELNPGDMVVIDGDLQPNPGHYVLVYLTQKKQTVLRRYGEADGCHFQLLACSDLWATVSIKDAQEAQIIGVVVEIRKYLR, from the coding sequence ATGGATATTAGAGAACAAATAGGTAATCGTATTACCAAAGCTCGTAAAGAACTGGGTATTACGATTAAAGAATTAGCAGAAAGAACAATAGAACTATCTCCTGCAAGAATCAGTAATTGGGAGCAAGGAACACGAAGCCCTGGGCCATTGGAGGCTAAATTGCTTGCTAATCAGTTAAATGTGTCTGCTTCTTACTTGTTATGCTTAACGGATAATCCGCAAGGTGATTTGATTCAGAATCCTGAAAATAAGTTTCGGCATATCCCTATATTGAGTATGAAAGAAGCCCCCCATGCCAGAGAAATTTTAGGGCAACAAGAACCCTTTATTTTTGAAAAAACAATTTTGGTTGATTCACTGAATCCCTCGATTAAAAGCTCGACCTTATTTGCCACCTCAGTGGACGATAGCAGCATGCAACCGGAGCTTAATCCAGGAGATATGGTAGTTATTGATGGAGATTTACAACCTAATCCAGGCCACTATGTTTTAGTTTATTTAACTCAGAAAAAACAGACGGTATTACGCCGATATGGAGAAGCAGATGGTTGTCACTTTCAGTTATTAGCATGTAGTGACTTATGGGCAACAGTCAGTATCAAGGATGCTCAAGAGGCTCAGATAATAGGGGTCGTTGTAGAAATTAGAAAGTATCTGCGGTGA
- a CDS encoding AAA family ATPase codes for MSNVTIKPNFFILTGGPGSGKTSVLTALAQKGFLTVPEVGRKIIKEQQLIAGNAIHIGDRDAFLELMLRYSLEDYQQMQQERTSVFFDRGIPDLYSYAKAFCHKENNQVNHAVEQYRYCQTVFLFPPWEEIYTNDRERQQDFREAMQTYMALKEGYQHCGYTLIEVPLLPVEGRVNFILKILTQIVLADLKNEINQWLGVYENTPRINYGPCGVFAKLFFNAWNKRFTDKVHIVFILMKSHEECWHIALRLPTGELYDGGIGIHRDSDYGENYYMEEMIEYDHALLEKWSYGLDRVYPRYCPNFDKDKLQFLIQSHLDRICTQRL; via the coding sequence ATGAGTAATGTGACGATTAAACCTAATTTTTTTATTTTAACAGGCGGCCCTGGTTCCGGAAAAACTTCTGTTTTAACTGCTTTGGCTCAAAAAGGATTTTTAACAGTACCAGAAGTTGGGCGAAAGATTATTAAAGAACAGCAACTCATAGCTGGGAATGCAATCCATATAGGGGATAGAGATGCATTTTTAGAGTTGATGTTGCGTTATTCTCTTGAAGATTATCAGCAGATGCAGCAAGAACGAACCAGCGTGTTTTTTGATAGAGGAATACCGGATTTGTACAGTTATGCAAAAGCCTTTTGTCATAAAGAGAATAACCAAGTGAATCATGCCGTGGAGCAGTACAGATATTGTCAAACAGTCTTTCTATTTCCGCCCTGGGAAGAAATTTACACCAATGATAGGGAACGACAACAGGACTTTAGGGAGGCCATGCAAACCTACATGGCTCTTAAAGAGGGCTATCAGCACTGTGGTTATACTTTAATCGAAGTGCCCCTTTTGCCCGTTGAGGGGCGGGTCAATTTTATCTTAAAAATACTAACTCAAATCGTATTGGCTGATTTAAAAAATGAGATCAACCAATGGTTAGGTGTTTATGAAAACACTCCAAGGATTAATTATGGTCCGTGTGGAGTTTTTGCTAAATTATTTTTTAATGCCTGGAATAAGCGTTTTACAGATAAGGTTCATATTGTATTTATCTTAATGAAGTCGCATGAAGAGTGTTGGCATATTGCACTGCGTTTACCTACTGGTGAACTCTATGATGGAGGTATTGGTATTCATCGAGACAGTGATTACGGAGAAAACTATTATATGGAAGAAATGATTGAGTACGATCATGCTTTGCTAGAAAAATGGTCTTATGGATTGGACCGAGTTTATCCACGATATTGCCCTAATTTTGATAAGGATAAATTGCAGTTTTTAATTCAGAGCCACTTGGATAGGATATGCACTCAGCGTTTATAA